A section of the Salinisphaera sp. T31B1 genome encodes:
- the rplT gene encoding 50S ribosomal protein L20, which translates to MARVSRGVTAKARHKKVLKKAKGYYGARSRTYRVARQAVFKAGQYAYRDRRNRKREFRALWITRISAGAKELGVSYSVFMNGLKKAGIELDRKILADLAVRDKATFAAVVEQAKAAQA; encoded by the coding sequence ATGGCACGAGTCAGTCGCGGCGTGACGGCTAAGGCCCGTCACAAGAAAGTTCTCAAGAAGGCAAAGGGTTACTACGGCGCACGCAGCCGTACCTACCGCGTAGCGCGCCAGGCCGTGTTCAAGGCGGGCCAGTACGCGTACCGGGATCGCCGCAACCGCAAGCGGGAGTTCCGCGCATTGTGGATTACCCGCATCAGCGCGGGCGCCAAGGAACTGGGCGTGTCCTATAGCGTGTTCATGAACGGCCTGAAAAAAGCCGGCATCGAGCTTGATCGCAAGATCCTGGCCGATCTGGCCGTGCGCGACAAGGCTACGTTTGCTGCCGTCGTCGAACAGGCGAAAGCCGCGCAGGCCTGA
- the infC gene encoding translation initiation factor IF-3: MASGQKDRRNDAITAREVRVIAPDGEQVGIMRIEDALAKAAEYELDLVEVSPNAEPPVTRIMDYGKHIFEKKKTQQAGKSKQKQTQLKEVKFRPGTDTGDYNIKLRKLKEFLEEGDKIKITLRFRGREMAHQELGMELMDRVRGDLEEMAGVEQHPEMQGRLMTMVMSPLKGVPRHSKK; encoded by the coding sequence ATCGCTTCTGGACAAAAGGATCGCCGCAACGACGCGATAACCGCGCGCGAAGTTCGCGTGATTGCCCCGGACGGGGAGCAGGTCGGCATCATGCGGATCGAGGATGCGCTGGCCAAGGCAGCCGAGTACGAACTCGATCTGGTCGAAGTGTCGCCCAACGCCGAGCCGCCCGTGACCCGTATCATGGATTACGGTAAACACATCTTCGAGAAGAAGAAGACTCAGCAGGCCGGCAAGTCGAAGCAGAAGCAGACGCAGCTTAAAGAGGTGAAGTTTCGGCCGGGTACGGATACCGGCGACTACAACATCAAGCTGCGTAAGCTCAAGGAATTCCTCGAAGAAGGCGACAAGATCAAGATCACGTTGCGTTTTCGTGGGCGTGAAATGGCGCATCAGGAGCTCGGTATGGAGCTCATGGATCGTGTTCGCGGCGACCTCGAAGAGATGGCGGGCGTCGAGCAACACCCCGAGATGCAGGGCCGCCTGATGACGATGGTGATGTCACCGCTCAAGGGTGTGCCGAGGCACAGCAAGAAATAG
- the pheS gene encoding phenylalanine--tRNA ligase subunit alpha, translated as MTTELDSLRAQALREIADADALDSLEAQRVALLGKKGRVTALLKQLGSLDASERKAAGARINRLKSEVADALVERRQTLEAQAMAEKLAAERVDVTLPGRGHASGAPHPISLTRERIEALFRYRGFEVVHGPEIEDDYHNFEALNVPPDHPARAMQDTFYIDGARLLLRTHTSPVQIRTMEARQPPIRIIAPGRVYRCDSDRTHSPMFHQVEALYVAEQVSFAELRAELQAFLEAFFGTSLKLRFRPSYFPFTEPSAEVDIDGRSLGTGSGWMEVLGCGMVHPRVLEAAGIDGERYTGYAIGMGVERLAMLRYGVTDLRQFYDNDLRFLAQFA; from the coding sequence ATGACCACCGAACTGGATAGCCTGCGCGCGCAGGCCCTGCGCGAGATAGCCGATGCGGATGCGCTCGACTCGCTGGAGGCACAGCGCGTGGCGCTGCTGGGGAAAAAGGGACGGGTCACGGCGCTGCTCAAGCAGCTCGGCAGTCTCGATGCGTCCGAGCGCAAGGCCGCCGGCGCGCGCATCAATCGTCTCAAGAGCGAAGTGGCCGATGCGTTGGTCGAGCGCCGGCAGACCCTCGAAGCCCAGGCGATGGCTGAAAAGCTGGCGGCCGAACGGGTGGATGTCACGCTGCCGGGTCGGGGCCACGCGTCCGGGGCGCCGCATCCGATCAGCCTCACGCGCGAGCGTATCGAGGCGCTGTTTCGGTATCGGGGCTTCGAGGTCGTCCATGGGCCCGAAATCGAGGATGACTACCACAACTTCGAAGCGCTGAATGTCCCGCCGGACCACCCGGCCCGGGCGATGCAGGACACGTTCTATATCGACGGTGCACGGCTGCTGCTGCGCACGCATACCTCGCCGGTCCAGATCCGAACCATGGAGGCACGTCAGCCGCCGATTCGGATCATTGCGCCCGGGCGTGTGTATCGCTGCGATTCGGATCGTACGCACAGCCCGATGTTTCATCAGGTCGAGGCCTTGTACGTGGCCGAACAGGTGAGCTTCGCCGAACTGCGCGCCGAGCTGCAGGCGTTTCTGGAGGCTTTCTTCGGTACCTCGCTCAAACTGCGCTTTCGCCCGTCGTATTTTCCGTTCACCGAGCCTTCCGCGGAGGTCGATATCGACGGCCGTAGTCTGGGTACCGGTTCGGGATGGATGGAGGTGCTGGGTTGCGGCATGGTTCATCCGCGTGTGCTCGAGGCGGCCGGAATCGACGGCGAGCGTTACACGGGTTATGCGATCGGGATGGGCGTTGAACGCCTGGCCATGCTGCGCTACGGCGTGACCGATCTGCGCCAGTTCTACGACAACGATCTGCGCTTTCTCGCGCAGTTCGCTTGA
- the rpmI gene encoding 50S ribosomal protein L35: MPKLKTNRGAAKRFKRTGSGKLRRRRAYDNHILTKKSPKRKRRLATGALVSDADQPAMDRLVPYI; encoded by the coding sequence ATGCCCAAGCTCAAGACGAATCGAGGCGCGGCCAAGCGTTTCAAGCGCACCGGAAGCGGCAAGCTCCGTCGTCGTCGCGCCTACGACAATCATATTCTGACCAAGAAGTCGCCCAAGCGTAAGCGCCGTCTTGCCACGGGCGCACTGGTGTCGGATGCCGATCAGCCGGCGATGGATCGGCTCGTTCCGTACATCTAG